One Burkholderia vietnamiensis LMG 10929 genomic window carries:
- a CDS encoding DUF2322 family protein, producing MIQPTAVFKDNLAQLPAIDGIARIDLVGANGEVVASIENQPGKQGSLAVYNYLQQAFGTLDAKAAEHGLAVFGEHTADARNRPGAHPNVDRLLAIVAGGEALRIDVIAQH from the coding sequence GTGATTCAACCGACCGCAGTATTCAAGGACAACCTCGCGCAACTGCCGGCCATCGACGGCATCGCACGCATCGACCTCGTCGGCGCGAACGGCGAGGTAGTCGCCAGCATCGAGAACCAGCCGGGCAAGCAAGGCTCGCTCGCCGTGTACAACTATCTGCAGCAGGCGTTCGGCACGCTCGACGCGAAAGCGGCCGAACACGGCCTCGCAGTGTTCGGCGAGCATACGGCCGATGCACGCAACCGCCCGGGCGCCCACCCGAACGTCGATCGTCTGCTGGCGATCGTCGCGGGCGGCGAAGCGCTGCGCATCGACGTGATCGCGCAGCACTGA
- a CDS encoding GNAT family N-acetyltransferase, with protein MNSSDAGLTVRPVREDDYDNWLPLWDGYNRFYGRAGDTALPLEITQLTWSRFFDGYEPVHARVAERGGQLVGLVHFLYHRSTTLKGPTCYLQDLFTLESERGRGVGRALIGAVYDAARAHRAERVYWQTHETNHTAMRLYDTVAEKTGFVVYRKVLPR; from the coding sequence ATGAACAGTTCAGACGCCGGCCTGACCGTACGCCCGGTCCGGGAAGACGATTACGACAACTGGCTGCCGCTGTGGGACGGCTACAACCGCTTCTACGGCCGCGCTGGCGACACCGCACTGCCGCTCGAGATCACGCAGCTCACGTGGTCGCGCTTCTTCGATGGCTACGAACCCGTGCATGCACGGGTTGCCGAACGTGGCGGCCAACTCGTCGGTCTCGTGCACTTTCTGTATCACCGCAGCACGACGCTGAAAGGCCCGACCTGCTACCTGCAGGATCTGTTCACGCTCGAAAGCGAACGCGGCCGCGGCGTCGGCCGGGCGCTGATCGGCGCCGTGTACGACGCGGCGCGCGCCCATCGCGCCGAACGCGTGTACTGGCAGACGCACGAGACGAATCACACGGCGATGCGGCTCTACGACACCGTCGCCGAGAAGACCGGCTTCGTGGTGTACCGGAAAGTCCTGCCGCGCTGA
- a CDS encoding cupin domain-containing protein, with amino-acid sequence MSPTPARALLKAADIAKMEPAREVHPLNPNAVRLKRQLGDPTGLTQIGAHLLTLTPGRESAEYHRHLYEEECVYVLSGTGTATIGERAYEIGPGDFLGFARGGEAHTLQNTGAAPLELLIMGQRLEHDVCEYPRIGKRLHVAGALEDFVDLPGQP; translated from the coding sequence ATGTCCCCGACGCCTGCCAGGGCACTGCTGAAAGCCGCCGATATCGCGAAGATGGAACCGGCGCGCGAAGTGCATCCGCTGAACCCCAATGCGGTCCGCCTGAAACGCCAGCTCGGCGACCCGACCGGCCTCACGCAGATCGGCGCGCACCTGCTGACGCTGACGCCCGGTCGCGAATCGGCCGAATATCACCGTCATCTGTACGAGGAAGAATGCGTGTACGTGCTGTCGGGCACGGGCACGGCCACGATCGGCGAGCGTGCGTACGAAATCGGGCCGGGCGATTTTCTCGGCTTTGCGCGCGGCGGCGAAGCGCACACGTTGCAGAACACCGGCGCCGCGCCGCTCGAACTGCTGATCATGGGGCAGCGCCTGGAACACGACGTGTGCGAGTATCCGAGAATCGGCAAGCGGCTTCACGTCGCGGGCGCGCTCGAGGATTTCGTCGACCTGCCCGGCCAGCCATAA
- a CDS encoding response regulator, protein MSNSEQVNVDLITATKVRDLLTRNGVPPRSHNTTIANVLGLSFSVVTRKMKGLIPWNLSQLQDIATHFGVPPAILLDDKGTQPAAAEMVDATLVIASRRFRCRAAISAKASSQIDTDFVALQWQGEWIVTEREHAREGRTYPVDVIELRSSQPTVYAARIAVVDDSVDVAETVCEYFLEKGVNAIPYHDGASFRKALEVEDFDAYILDWMLGDQTAAELVRGIRSSENGDAPIFLLTGKISTGEASEDEIAHIVSHYNARCEEKPVRLPILFAEVARELKITLPAAAAPAN, encoded by the coding sequence ATGTCCAATAGCGAGCAGGTCAACGTCGATCTCATCACCGCAACCAAGGTGCGCGATCTGCTGACGCGCAACGGTGTTCCGCCGCGCAGCCACAACACGACGATCGCCAACGTGCTGGGCCTCAGCTTCTCGGTCGTCACGCGCAAGATGAAAGGGCTGATCCCGTGGAACCTGTCGCAGCTGCAGGACATCGCGACGCACTTCGGCGTGCCGCCCGCGATCCTGCTCGACGACAAGGGCACGCAGCCGGCCGCCGCCGAGATGGTCGATGCGACGCTCGTGATCGCGTCGCGCCGCTTTCGCTGCCGCGCCGCGATCTCTGCGAAGGCGAGCAGCCAGATCGACACCGATTTCGTCGCGCTGCAATGGCAGGGCGAATGGATCGTCACCGAACGCGAGCACGCGCGCGAAGGCCGCACCTATCCGGTCGACGTCATCGAGCTGCGCTCGAGCCAGCCGACCGTCTATGCGGCGCGCATCGCCGTGGTCGACGATTCGGTGGACGTGGCCGAGACGGTGTGCGAGTACTTCCTCGAAAAGGGCGTCAACGCGATTCCGTACCACGACGGCGCATCGTTTCGCAAAGCGCTGGAAGTCGAGGATTTCGACGCGTACATCCTCGACTGGATGCTCGGCGACCAGACCGCCGCCGAGCTCGTGCGCGGCATTCGCTCGAGCGAGAACGGCGACGCGCCGATCTTCCTGCTGACCGGCAAGATCTCCACCGGCGAAGCGAGCGAGGACGAGATCGCGCACATCGTGTCGCACTACAACGCGCGCTGCGAGGAGAAGCCGGTGCGCCTGCCGATCCTGTTCGCCGAAGTGGCGCGCGAACTGAAGATCACGCTGCCGGCCGCCGCCGCGCCCGCGAACTGA
- a CDS encoding thioredoxin family protein yields METEQRYTANAPTRAEVDALTGATVIEFGANWCGICAAAQPAIAASFAAHPAVRHLKIEDGPGRPLGRSFGVKLWPTLVFLRDGVEVARVVRPADATQIEADGFAALA; encoded by the coding sequence ATGGAAACCGAGCAACGCTACACCGCCAACGCGCCGACGCGCGCGGAAGTCGACGCACTGACCGGTGCCACCGTCATCGAATTCGGCGCGAACTGGTGCGGCATCTGCGCGGCCGCGCAGCCCGCGATCGCCGCGTCGTTCGCTGCGCATCCTGCCGTGCGGCATCTCAAGATCGAGGACGGCCCCGGCCGCCCGCTCGGCCGTTCGTTCGGCGTGAAGCTGTGGCCGACGCTGGTGTTCCTGCGCGACGGCGTCGAAGTCGCGCGTGTCGTGCGTCCGGCCGACGCCACGCAGATCGAAGCCGACGGCTTCGCCGCACTCGCCTGA
- a CDS encoding Lrp/AsnC family transcriptional regulator: MKLDAIDRRILSALQRDGRMQNVELAHEVGLSPSPCLRRVRLLEEAGVIEKYVAVLNPAKVGKGLTIFTRVWLKGQDAESVNRFADAVQQMPEVVECHLMAGDCDFLLRVVAADIDDYRRFQMEYLTRIPGVLSVKTDIPMQKVKLTSALPT; the protein is encoded by the coding sequence ATGAAGCTCGATGCGATCGATCGACGGATCCTCAGCGCTCTGCAGCGCGACGGCCGCATGCAGAACGTGGAACTCGCGCACGAGGTCGGGCTGTCGCCGTCGCCGTGCCTGCGGCGCGTGCGCTTGCTCGAGGAAGCCGGCGTGATCGAGAAGTACGTGGCGGTGCTGAACCCGGCGAAGGTCGGCAAGGGGCTGACGATCTTCACGCGCGTGTGGCTCAAGGGGCAGGACGCGGAGTCCGTGAATCGCTTCGCCGACGCCGTCCAGCAGATGCCGGAGGTCGTCGAATGTCATCTGATGGCCGGCGATTGCGATTTTCTGCTGCGCGTCGTGGCGGCGGACATCGACGATTACCGGCGCTTCCAGATGGAGTACCTGACGCGCATCCCCGGCGTCCTCAGCGTGAAGACCGACATCCCGATGCAGAAGGTGAAGCTCACGTCGGCGCTGCCGACGTAG
- a CDS encoding SDR family NAD(P)-dependent oxidoreductase — protein sequence MDAPLPPLNDRLSETEPETETAVEPRALRVHRPVALVTGSTSGIGAAIARRLAADGHAVILHSRSSVDAGRAMARELGGTYVQADLADDAERVRLIRDALAVHGRLDVLVNNAGVSRVIAHDDLAAATPDVWREMHEINVIAPFRLVALAQPALLDAASRGRAGCVVNVSSHAGVRPKGASIPYAAAKAALNHTTRLLARTLAPAIRVNAVAPGLVDTPLTADWTDAQRLWREHAPMRRAASPDDIAQTVAMLVASDYMTGEIVMLDGGLNLT from the coding sequence ATGGACGCGCCGCTTCCGCCGTTGAACGACCGGCTTTCCGAAACCGAACCCGAAACCGAAACCGCGGTCGAGCCGCGCGCGCTGCGCGTGCATCGGCCGGTCGCGCTCGTCACCGGATCGACGTCGGGCATCGGTGCGGCGATCGCGCGCCGCCTCGCGGCGGATGGCCATGCGGTGATCCTGCATTCGCGCAGTTCGGTCGACGCCGGGCGCGCGATGGCGCGGGAGCTCGGCGGCACGTACGTGCAGGCCGATCTCGCCGACGATGCCGAGCGCGTGCGGCTGATACGCGATGCGCTCGCGGTGCACGGCCGGCTCGACGTGCTGGTGAACAACGCCGGCGTGAGCCGCGTGATCGCACATGACGATCTCGCGGCCGCGACGCCCGACGTGTGGCGCGAGATGCACGAGATCAACGTGATCGCGCCGTTCCGGCTCGTGGCGCTCGCCCAGCCCGCGCTGCTCGACGCAGCGTCGCGCGGGCGCGCCGGTTGCGTCGTCAACGTCAGCTCGCATGCCGGGGTACGGCCGAAGGGCGCGTCGATTCCGTATGCGGCCGCGAAGGCCGCGCTCAATCACACGACGCGATTGCTCGCGCGCACGCTCGCGCCGGCGATCCGCGTCAACGCGGTGGCGCCCGGGCTCGTCGACACACCGCTCACGGCCGACTGGACCGATGCGCAGCGGCTCTGGCGCGAGCACGCGCCGATGCGTCGCGCCGCGTCGCCGGATGACATCGCGCAGACCGTCGCGATGCTCGTCGCGTCCGATTACATGACGGGCGAGATCGTGATGCTCGACGGGGGATTGAATCTGACGTGA
- a CDS encoding secondary thiamine-phosphate synthase enzyme YjbQ, which produces MQQTITHIAVEARGRGLVEFTPQVRAFVDQQAIRTGLLTVFCRHTSASLLIQENADPSVQRDLERYFATLAPEDDTRYEHDTEGSDDMPAHLRTALTQVQLSIPVEHGRMVLGTWQGIYLFEHRRAAHRRDIVLHLIGE; this is translated from the coding sequence ATGCAACAGACCATCACGCACATCGCCGTCGAAGCGCGCGGCCGCGGCCTCGTCGAATTCACGCCGCAGGTGCGTGCGTTCGTCGACCAGCAAGCGATCCGCACCGGCCTGCTCACCGTGTTCTGCCGCCACACGTCGGCATCGCTGCTGATCCAGGAGAATGCCGATCCGTCGGTGCAGCGCGATCTCGAACGCTACTTCGCGACGCTCGCGCCCGAGGACGACACGCGTTACGAGCACGACACCGAAGGATCCGACGACATGCCCGCGCATCTGCGTACCGCACTCACGCAGGTGCAGCTGTCGATCCCGGTCGAACATGGCCGCATGGTGCTCGGCACGTGGCAGGGCATCTACCTGTTCGAGCATCGCCGTGCGGCGCACCGGCGCGATATCGTGCTGCATCTGATCGGCGAGTAG
- a CDS encoding AzlC family ABC transporter permease has translation MSSSISTSSGLRDKPAYVAEMGRGLRAALPVMLGFVPFALLLGAQAAQKGLSPFEVPMMTGLNFGGGSEFAAIHLWTSPPHIALIVAMSFLVNSRHILMGAALAPYIRRLPRRRAFAALFFMCDESWAMSLADARARSASHISVPYYAGICAGLYLTWISMTTFGAAVGPTIGNVEQYGFDMAFTAVFLVLLRGMWKGVRASRPWLVSLVVAAATHIAVPGAWYVAAGACAGLLAALLWEQHDAA, from the coding sequence ATGAGCAGTAGCATTTCCACGTCGTCCGGGCTTCGCGACAAGCCCGCCTATGTCGCCGAGATGGGTCGCGGGCTGCGCGCGGCGCTGCCCGTCATGCTGGGTTTCGTGCCGTTCGCGCTGCTGCTCGGCGCGCAGGCGGCGCAAAAAGGGCTGAGCCCGTTCGAGGTGCCGATGATGACGGGCCTGAACTTCGGCGGCGGCTCCGAATTCGCGGCGATCCATCTGTGGACTTCGCCGCCGCACATCGCGCTGATCGTCGCGATGTCGTTCCTCGTCAATTCGCGCCACATCCTGATGGGTGCGGCGTTGGCACCGTACATCCGGCGTCTGCCGCGGCGCCGCGCGTTCGCCGCGCTGTTCTTCATGTGCGACGAGAGCTGGGCGATGTCGCTCGCCGATGCGCGCGCCCGATCGGCCTCGCACATCAGCGTGCCGTACTACGCGGGCATCTGCGCGGGGCTGTACCTGACGTGGATCTCGATGACGACGTTCGGCGCGGCGGTCGGCCCGACGATCGGCAACGTCGAGCAGTACGGCTTCGACATGGCGTTCACTGCCGTGTTTCTGGTGCTGCTGCGCGGCATGTGGAAGGGCGTGCGTGCGAGCCGCCCGTGGTTAGTGAGCCTCGTCGTCGCGGCCGCCACGCACATCGCGGTGCCGGGCGCGTGGTACGTCGCGGCCGGCGCGTGCGCGGGGCTGCTCGCCGCGCTGCTGTGGGAGCAGCACGATGCTGCCTGA
- a CDS encoding mechanosensitive ion channel family protein codes for MFLDHLHPERWTFLWNALSTLSIRLCAGLALLVVGWWLSKRIGNWLNRLLANKERVDVTLRPILCDVAVWGIRIVAIVGALSQLGIETASIVAVLGAAGLAIGLALQGTMQNIAAGIMLLLLRPFKVGDYIDGGTGVAGTVDEVGLFMTRLTKPDGICEYVPNSALWGSSIRNYTRNPTRRLDLEVEVSVHDDIDRALGALRALAEADPDVLSDPAPDVMVMRFDDSTAIANVRVWTHTDKFWATRWRLARQVRKTLDDADCALPIRTRELHIVHDAEQQRRADPHRAQVS; via the coding sequence ATGTTTCTCGATCATCTTCATCCGGAACGCTGGACGTTCCTGTGGAACGCGTTGTCGACGCTTTCGATCAGGCTTTGCGCCGGCCTCGCGTTGCTCGTCGTCGGCTGGTGGCTGTCGAAGCGCATCGGCAACTGGCTGAACCGTCTGCTCGCGAACAAGGAGCGCGTGGACGTCACGCTGCGCCCGATCCTCTGCGACGTCGCCGTGTGGGGCATCCGCATCGTCGCGATCGTCGGCGCGCTGTCGCAGCTCGGCATCGAAACCGCGAGCATCGTCGCGGTGCTCGGCGCGGCCGGCCTCGCGATCGGCCTCGCGCTGCAAGGCACGATGCAGAACATCGCGGCCGGCATCATGCTGTTGCTGCTGCGGCCGTTCAAGGTCGGCGACTACATCGACGGCGGCACCGGCGTCGCGGGCACCGTGGACGAGGTCGGCCTGTTCATGACACGGCTGACCAAACCCGACGGCATCTGCGAATACGTGCCGAACAGCGCGCTGTGGGGCAGCTCGATCCGCAACTACACGCGCAATCCGACGCGCCGTCTCGATCTCGAAGTGGAGGTGTCGGTGCACGACGACATCGATCGTGCACTCGGCGCGCTGCGCGCGCTGGCCGAAGCCGACCCCGACGTGCTGAGCGATCCTGCGCCCGACGTGATGGTGATGCGCTTCGACGACAGCACCGCGATCGCGAACGTGCGCGTGTGGACCCACACCGACAAGTTCTGGGCGACCCGCTGGCGTCTCGCGCGCCAGGTGCGCAAGACGCTCGACGATGCGGACTGCGCACTGCCGATCCGCACCCGCGAGCTGCATATCGTGCACGACGCCGAGCAGCAACGACGCGCCGATCCGCATCGCGCGCAGGTGTCGTGA
- a CDS encoding AzlD family protein, with the protein MLPDVATVATIVLMASTTYLSRVLGYVLLRNRTLSPRMASVMENVPGCVLISVIAPAFVSTRPADLVALAVTLAAATRLSILPTVIAGVVSAGVLRQLLG; encoded by the coding sequence ATGCTGCCTGACGTCGCGACGGTCGCGACCATCGTGCTGATGGCGTCGACGACCTATCTGTCGCGCGTACTCGGCTATGTGCTGCTGCGCAACCGCACGCTGAGCCCGCGCATGGCGTCGGTGATGGAGAACGTACCCGGTTGCGTGCTGATTTCGGTGATCGCACCGGCGTTCGTGTCGACGCGGCCTGCCGATCTGGTCGCGCTCGCCGTCACGCTGGCCGCGGCGACGCGCCTGTCGATCCTGCCGACCGTCATCGCCGGGGTCGTGTCGGCGGGAGTGCTGCGGCAGTTGCTGGGGTAA
- a CDS encoding molybdopterin-dependent oxidoreductase: protein MRISTLWMKTLLTAGLLGMSVACWAASFTFTVDGDIGRSNQPGKTTYVFSEQALMALPQYTIVTSTSWTPKASFTGPRLSDVLKTVDAHGTQIEFRCIDEYTFTIPVSDADKYGVILARTMNGKVLGNDNYGPLWIMYPRDDYPDELKTPLGEAKFAWQIIGLTVK, encoded by the coding sequence ATGCGAATCTCGACTCTCTGGATGAAGACCCTGCTCACGGCCGGCCTGCTCGGCATGTCCGTCGCGTGCTGGGCCGCGTCGTTTACGTTCACCGTCGACGGCGACATCGGCCGCAGCAACCAGCCCGGCAAGACCACCTACGTGTTCTCCGAGCAGGCGCTGATGGCGCTGCCGCAGTACACGATCGTCACGTCGACGAGCTGGACGCCGAAGGCGTCGTTCACCGGCCCGCGCCTGTCCGACGTGCTGAAGACGGTCGATGCGCACGGCACGCAGATCGAGTTCCGCTGCATCGACGAATACACGTTCACGATTCCCGTGTCGGACGCCGACAAGTACGGCGTGATCCTCGCGCGCACGATGAACGGCAAGGTGCTCGGCAACGACAACTACGGCCCGTTGTGGATCATGTACCCGCGCGACGACTATCCGGACGAGCTCAAGACGCCGCTCGGCGAAGCGAAGTTCGCATGGCAGATCATCGGCCTGACCGTGAAGTAA
- a CDS encoding histone deacetylase family protein gives MLTIYSSDHHLHRGVELKDGAITDSFENPLRAETVLAQVRAAGLGDVLVPRAFDPACYAGAHSARYVEFLAGAWDEWAASGRSCQALPLVWPVRAMPSAAALPDFIDGKLGFFAMDAGAPINAGTWDAVRAGANSALTAADLLSNGGARAAFALCRPPGHHAGREYMGGYCYLNNAAIAAQRGIASGAARVAIVDVDFHHGNGTQDIFYDRADVLFASIHGEPAVCYPYFSGYAHERGSGAGDGFNLNLPLPKGTQWDAYARALEHAAAAVAAHAPDLLVVSLGVDTFEHDPISHFKLRSPDYLRIGEALARLRVPTLFVMEGGYMVDEIGVNAVNVLLGFEGRA, from the coding sequence ATGCTCACGATCTACAGCAGCGATCACCATCTGCATCGCGGCGTCGAACTGAAAGACGGCGCGATCACCGATTCGTTCGAAAACCCGCTGCGCGCCGAGACGGTGCTCGCGCAGGTGCGCGCGGCGGGCCTCGGCGACGTGCTCGTGCCGCGCGCGTTCGACCCCGCCTGCTACGCCGGCGCGCACAGCGCGCGTTACGTCGAGTTTCTTGCCGGTGCGTGGGACGAGTGGGCCGCGAGCGGCCGCAGCTGCCAGGCGCTGCCGCTGGTGTGGCCGGTGCGCGCGATGCCGTCGGCGGCGGCGCTGCCCGATTTCATCGACGGCAAGCTCGGCTTCTTCGCGATGGACGCCGGTGCGCCGATCAATGCCGGCACGTGGGACGCCGTGCGCGCGGGCGCGAATTCCGCGCTCACCGCGGCGGACCTGCTGTCGAACGGCGGCGCGCGTGCGGCGTTCGCGCTGTGCCGGCCGCCCGGTCATCATGCGGGTCGCGAATACATGGGCGGTTACTGCTATCTGAACAACGCGGCGATCGCCGCGCAGCGCGGCATCGCGAGCGGCGCTGCGCGCGTTGCGATAGTCGACGTCGATTTCCACCACGGCAACGGCACGCAGGACATCTTCTACGATCGCGCGGACGTGCTGTTCGCGTCGATCCACGGCGAGCCGGCCGTGTGCTATCCGTACTTCTCCGGCTACGCGCACGAGCGCGGCAGCGGCGCGGGCGACGGCTTCAACCTGAATCTGCCGTTGCCGAAGGGCACGCAGTGGGACGCGTATGCGCGCGCGCTCGAGCACGCGGCGGCAGCGGTCGCCGCGCATGCGCCCGATCTGCTGGTCGTATCGCTCGGCGTCGACACGTTCGAGCACGACCCGATCAGCCACTTCAAGCTGCGCTCGCCCGACTACCTGCGCATCGGCGAGGCGCTCGCGCGGCTGCGCGTGCCGACGCTGTTCGTAATGGAAGGCGGGTATATGGTCGACGAAATCGGCGTGAATGCGGTGAACGTGTTGCTTGGTTTCGAGGGACGGGCGTAG
- a CDS encoding TlpA family protein disulfide reductase, producing the protein MLSLGPFSIRVVAVAAAALLAWLVARLIQRRPPDGQHKSASSLILDVLLLGLVAARIGYVAQWWREYAATPRSIVALGDGGFDWRIGLAAALLFAVWRLRRLPALRRPVAAGIVAGLAAWGIALGTLATLQRNAPPFAAMQLQALDGTPVLPQRFAGKPLVVNLWATWCAPCRREMPILEQVQRDRPDITVLMLNQGESASAVRAFLAQQGLRFDTVLLDPTLRAMHAYGSRGLPTTLFFNAKGELVESHMGEITTARLKDAAAQHFGQ; encoded by the coding sequence ATGTTGAGCCTTGGTCCCTTCTCGATCCGCGTCGTCGCGGTAGCCGCCGCGGCATTGCTGGCGTGGCTCGTTGCCCGCCTGATTCAGCGCCGCCCGCCTGACGGCCAGCACAAGAGCGCGTCGAGCCTGATCCTCGACGTGCTGCTGCTGGGGCTCGTCGCCGCCCGTATCGGCTATGTCGCGCAATGGTGGCGCGAATACGCGGCCACGCCGCGTTCGATCGTCGCGCTCGGCGACGGCGGCTTCGACTGGCGGATCGGCCTCGCGGCCGCGCTGCTGTTCGCCGTGTGGCGGCTGCGCCGCCTGCCGGCGCTGCGCCGGCCCGTCGCCGCCGGCATCGTCGCCGGGCTGGCCGCATGGGGCATTGCGCTGGGCACACTCGCGACGCTGCAGCGCAATGCGCCGCCGTTCGCCGCAATGCAGTTGCAGGCGCTCGATGGAACGCCCGTATTGCCGCAACGCTTTGCCGGCAAGCCGCTCGTCGTGAATCTGTGGGCGACGTGGTGCGCGCCCTGCCGGCGCGAAATGCCGATTCTCGAACAGGTGCAGCGCGATCGGCCGGACATCACGGTGCTGATGCTCAATCAGGGAGAAAGCGCGTCGGCGGTACGCGCGTTCCTCGCGCAGCAGGGGCTGCGCTTCGACACCGTGCTGCTCGATCCGACGCTGCGCGCGATGCATGCGTACGGATCGCGCGGCCTGCCCACGACACTGTTCTTCAACGCGAAGGGCGAACTCGTCGAATCGCACATGGGTGAAATCACGACCGCACGGCTGAAGGACGCCGCGGCGCAGCACTTCGGCCAGTGA
- the atsR gene encoding hybrid sensor histidine kinase/response regulator AtsR (AtsR signifies Adherence and T6SS Regulator.), translating into MMRGQWKNRKLILVLGSLWLLGFAAWAFLLWDLLATSVNEGVLEGPREGVFWTAAQYRNAYTRFERQLILYATHEDDDFDRVQMQLDSLSVSFGFLQRPSEVSEYWLRIPRARDEIAELGAFMARLKHDVPLLRTAPHDDARRMIDDVNTYWPKVNGLANYFRAIEMAQRDFTFHQLKERQRAILALGIILGVILCALFLLLFYTMRTRDNLLARQRAALDAERKASERAFEMIEAKNAFLGMVSHELRTPLQAICGSIEILLARPQSDANLKTIRRLQNSASSLEALVKDLTDYIKLRSTKRLAEAETVGIASLLAEVLDPLRAKIAAKQIAVTQRVEPHDLAIRSDRKLLRQVLSNLIENSVKYTVGGSVDVSVTLVDAPAGRQLKLVVRDTGAGIARQHLPKIFEPFYRANDAVGLHVDGIGMGLAVVREIVTTLRGHVDVRSVVGEGSEFVVTLPAETPDAGDAAGDMPAWPAAAAHRNRRALVVDDNDNARETLGAMLSALGIDADLCGTGHEGVARFGDAHYDLVVLDLELPDLSGFEVAQRIRAVAQPDDDGRLVSIVGVSAYEAAALRENPQAFDAFLPKPVHLHELGALVDTLSG; encoded by the coding sequence ATGATGCGCGGGCAATGGAAGAACCGTAAGCTCATCCTGGTCCTCGGATCGCTGTGGCTGCTGGGCTTCGCGGCGTGGGCGTTCCTGTTGTGGGACCTGCTCGCGACGTCGGTCAACGAGGGCGTGCTCGAAGGCCCGCGTGAAGGCGTGTTCTGGACGGCCGCGCAATACCGCAACGCGTATACGCGCTTCGAGCGTCAGCTGATTCTCTACGCGACGCACGAGGACGACGACTTCGATCGCGTGCAGATGCAGCTCGACAGCCTGTCGGTATCGTTCGGCTTCCTGCAGCGGCCGTCCGAAGTGTCCGAATACTGGCTGCGCATTCCGCGCGCGCGCGACGAGATCGCCGAGCTCGGCGCCTTCATGGCGCGCCTCAAGCACGACGTGCCGCTGCTGCGCACGGCGCCGCACGACGACGCACGCCGCATGATCGACGACGTCAACACGTACTGGCCGAAGGTCAATGGCCTCGCGAACTACTTCCGCGCGATCGAGATGGCGCAGCGCGACTTCACGTTCCATCAGCTCAAGGAACGGCAGCGCGCGATTCTCGCGCTCGGCATCATCCTCGGCGTGATCCTGTGCGCGCTGTTCCTGCTGCTGTTCTACACGATGCGCACGCGCGACAACCTGCTCGCGCGGCAGCGCGCGGCGCTCGATGCCGAACGCAAGGCGTCCGAGCGTGCGTTCGAGATGATCGAGGCGAAGAACGCGTTCCTCGGGATGGTCAGCCACGAACTGCGCACGCCGCTGCAGGCGATCTGCGGGTCGATCGAGATCCTGCTCGCGCGGCCGCAGTCCGACGCCAACCTGAAGACGATCCGGCGGCTGCAGAACTCCGCGTCGTCGCTCGAGGCGCTCGTCAAGGACCTGACCGACTACATCAAGCTGCGCTCGACCAAGCGCCTCGCCGAAGCCGAAACCGTCGGCATCGCGTCGTTGCTCGCCGAGGTGCTCGATCCGTTGCGCGCGAAGATCGCGGCGAAGCAGATCGCCGTCACGCAGCGCGTCGAACCGCACGATCTGGCGATCCGCTCGGATCGGAAGCTGTTGCGGCAGGTGCTGTCGAACCTGATCGAGAACTCGGTGAAGTACACCGTCGGCGGATCGGTCGACGTGTCGGTCACGCTGGTCGACGCGCCGGCCGGGCGGCAATTGAAGCTGGTGGTGCGCGACACCGGCGCGGGCATCGCGCGGCAGCATCTGCCGAAGATCTTCGAGCCGTTCTACCGCGCGAACGACGCGGTCGGCCTGCACGTCGACGGCATCGGGATGGGGCTCGCCGTCGTGCGCGAAATCGTGACGACGCTGCGCGGCCATGTGGACGTGCGCAGCGTCGTCGGCGAAGGCAGCGAGTTCGTCGTGACGCTGCCGGCCGAGACGCCCGACGCCGGCGACGCGGCCGGCGACATGCCCGCGTGGCCCGCCGCCGCCGCGCATCGCAACCGCCGCGCGCTGGTGGTCGACGACAACGACAATGCGCGCGAAACACTCGGCGCGATGCTGTCGGCGCTCGGCATCGACGCCGATCTGTGCGGCACCGGCCACGAAGGCGTCGCGCGCTTCGGCGACGCGCATTACGACCTGGTCGTGCTCGACCTCGAGTTGCCGGACCTGAGCGGCTTCGAAGTCGCGCAGCGCATCCGCGCGGTCGCCCAGCCGGACGACGACGGCAGGCTCGTGTCGATCGTCGGCGTCAGCGCGTACGAGGCGGCGGCGCTGCGCGAGAACCCACAGGCATTCGATGCGTTTCTGCCGAAGCCCGTGCATCTGCACGAACTCGGCGCGCTCGTCGACACGCTATCCGGCTGA